From the genome of Primulina eburnea isolate SZY01 chromosome 12, ASM2296580v1, whole genome shotgun sequence, one region includes:
- the LOC140806958 gene encoding DUF21 domain-containing protein At5g52790-like, whose protein sequence is MAANDVPCCETMFWVYLVISVSLVSFAGLMSGLTLGLMSLSLVDLEVLIKAGQPEDRKNAEKIYPIVKNQHLLLCTLLISNSLAMEALPIFLDALLPAWGAILISVTLILAFGEIIPQSVCSRYGLSIGARLSVLVRLLVIIVFPLSYPISKLLDLLLGKRHSALLRRAELKTLVDMHGNEAGKGGELTHDETTIISGALDLTEKTARDAMTPLSEVFSLDLNAKLDNDTIDLVISRGHSRIPVYSVSPTNIVGLVLVKNLIKCRPEDDFPIKNLTIRRIPRFNESLPLYDILNQFQKGQSHMGVVVKNVSHLKDVAESMPPKSNESKPNINSNLDIIIGVEKLSSSLSTDEEVLGIITMEDVLEELLQGPILDETDEYVDVHNKIKINILTPVKFGPKSPGMASPAHLNWRSPTGSPYSSSHQTPLSYHQTATTSSPLSPYIQSPVTRPSHSPSLGNSVANSTNGIARPRCGSPSTYQVSRKSYEKLRNLGS, encoded by the exons ATGGCAGCAAATGATGTCCCATGTTGTGAAACTATGTTTTGGGTATATTTGGTAATAAGTGTGTCCCTAGTTTCTTTCGCCGGCCTCATGTCCGGGTTAACTCTAGGACTCATGTCCCTTAGCCTTGTCGATCTCGAAGTCCTCATCAAGGCCGGTCAGCCGGAGGACAGAAAAAATGCCG AAAAGATTTATCCAATTGTGAAGAATCAGCACTTGCTACTTTGCACACTACTTATATCCAATTCCCTGGCAATGGAG GCCCTTCCAATTTTCCTCGATGCTCTTCTTCCTGCTTGGGGAGCCATATTGATTTCAGTCACACTCATACTTGCATTCGGAGAG ATTATACCTCAATCCGTGTGCTCGCGATATGGTCTGAGTATCGGAGCAAGATTATCAGTACTAGTAAGATTGCTGGTGATAATAGTTTTCCCTTTATCGTACCCCATTAGCAAGCTTCTGGATTTGTTGCTTGGGAAGAGACATTCTGCTTTACTGCGGCGTGCTGAGTTGAAAACCTTGGTTGACATGCATGGAAATGAG GCTGGAAAGGGAGGAGAATTAACCCATGATGAAACAACCATCATTTCTGGAGCTTTGGActtgactgagaaaacagccaGAGATGCAATGACACCTTTGTCTGAAGTTTTTTCACTCGATCTTAATGCTAAACTTGACAA TGATACTATAGATCTGGTCATAAGCAGAGGCCACAGTCGTATACCAGTATACTCGGTTTCTCCAACAAACATTGTTGGCCTCGTTCTG GTCAAGAATTTGATCAAATGTCGCCCAGAAGACGATTTCCCCATCAAAAATCTTACCATAAGGAGAATACCTAG ATTCAACGAAAGTCTACCATTGTATGACATATTGAACCAGTTTCAGAAAGGGCAGAGCCATATGGGTGTTGTTGTAAAGAATGTCAGTCATCTCAAGGATGTAGCAGAAAGTATGCCCCCAAAATCTAACGAGTCGAAACcgaacatcaactccaacttagACATAATAATTGGTGTAGAAAAGTTAAGTTCTTCCCTTAGTACAGATGAAGAAGTTCTTGGTATCATTACGATGGAAGATGTTCTGGAAGAGCTACTACAG GGACCAATATTGGACGAAACGGATGAATATGTTGATGTCCACAACAA GATAAAGATTAATATATTAACTCCAGTTAAATTTGGACCCAAGTCTCCGGGAATGGCATCACCTGCTCACCTGAATTGGCGAAGCCCAACTGGATCTCCCTATTCTTCTAGCCATCAGACGCCACTATCCTATCATCAAACAGCTACCACAAGTTCGCCACTCTCTCCGTATATTCAATCACCTGTTACCCGACCAAGTCATTCTCCATCATTAGGGAACTCAGTGGCAAATTCTACAAATGGGATTGCTCGCCCTCGGTGCGGATCACCATCCACGTATCAG GTTTCGAGGAAATCATACGAGAAGCTGAGAAATCTGGGCAGTTGA